A region from the Arachis ipaensis cultivar K30076 chromosome B01, Araip1.1, whole genome shotgun sequence genome encodes:
- the LOC107634356 gene encoding protein LEO1 homolog, with the protein MGGGGEEKRHQMMQNLFGDQSEEEEEDLDSEHESNPHPDDTAAIDNNNHHYASDEGEGGVEPEVEGEGEAEVDVEGHGEVEIESEGEGDAPDHGESEAERDQTSQEVEVDAADQREEESDARGTDSDAKEEEEEEEEEDDEYGQRVVTSKHRGAVVESGSEENRYHENENENEDEEVDEARSPSGSPREDKDQIRDSAPEIRDVFGDFDDDEEEDGYAVHHDIEHDSNRSPVEEEAYEKGLRPEDILADEDHRYGSEEENYEMKTKEKPLGPPLELEVPLQPPPALPEKMNMIKVSNIMGVDPKPFDPKTYVEEDTFVTDESGAKKRIRLESNIVRWRTVRNPDGTSSYESNARFVRWSDGSLQLLIGNEVLDISVQDAQHDQAHLFLRHGKGILQSQGRLLRKMKFMPSSLSSNSHRLLTALVDSRHKKVYKVKNCITDIDPEREKEEKEKAESQTIRANVLLNRKREKVNRKYPPTVDRRRQLSPGFLEDALDEEDETDYYDSRRSQRRFEDDLELEARAERRIMNAKKSQGPKDIPRKSSMPPAKSSRRPMDYSDEEREESEYETEGEEDERPVSRKRAEDTEPEYEDEEDEEEEHYEEEAQVNDASEEEQEEEEPKQKSKEARGSMKRKGFESDEDSPPRKPTTAKRRMAVVYDSDDE; encoded by the exons ATGGGTGGAGGAGGAGAAGAGAAGCGCCATCAGATGATGCAAAACCTCTTCGGCGATCAGtccgaggaggaagaagaagacctCGATTCCGAACACGAGTCTAATCCCCACCCCGACGACACCGCTGCCATcgacaacaacaaccaccactaCGCCTCC GACGAAGGCGAGGGAGGTGTGGAGCCCGAGGTTGAGGGGGAAGGAGAAGCTGAGGTGGATGTGGAGGGTCACGGCGAGGTGGAAATCGAGAGCGAAGGGGAGGGGGATGCTCCTGATCACGGAGAGAGTGAAGCCGAGAGGGATCAGACTTCGCAGGAGGTGGAGGTGGATGCTGCTGAtcagagagaagaagagagcgaTGCCAGAGGCACCGACAGTGACgcgaaggaggaggaagaggaggaagaggaagaagacgacgAGTATGGGCAGAGAGTAGTTACTAGCAAGCACAGGGGCGCCGTCGTTGAGAGCGGATCCGAGGAGAACCGTTACCATGAGAATGAGAATGAGAATGAAGATGAGGAAGTTGATGAAGCTAGGAGTCcaag TGGATCTCCCCGAGAGGACAAAGATCAGATTCGTGATTCTGCTCCTGAAATTCGTGATGTATTTGGGGATTTTgacgatgatgaggaggaggatggATATGCAGTTCATCATGACATTGAACATGACTCAAAT AGATCCCCTGttgaagaagaggcctatgaaAAAGGCCTGAGGCCAGAGGATATACTTGCAGATGAAGATCATAGGTATGGATCAGAAGAGGAAAATTATGAGATGAAAACTAAAGAGAAACCACTTGGGCCACCATTGGAGTTAGAGGTTCCGCTGCAACCACCTCCAGCTCTTCCAGAAAAG ATGAACATGATTAAAGTTTCTAATATTATGGGTGTTGACCCAAAACCATTTGATCCTAAAACATACGTGGAAGAGGATACCTTTGTAACTGATGAGTCTGGAGCTAAGAAACGCATACGCTTGGAGAGCAATATCGTGCGATGGAGGACTGTCAGAAATCCTGATGGCACATCATCT TACGAAAGCAATGCTCGCTTTGTGAGGTGGTCTGATGGCAGTTTGCAGTTATTAATTGGGAATGAAGTTCTTGACATATCAGTACAAGATGCACAGCATGATCAGGCACATCTTTTCCTCAGACATGGGAAG GGCATTCTCCAATCACAAGGAAGGTTACTAAGGAAAATGAAGTTTATGCCATCTTCGTTGTCATCAAATTCTCATCGACTGCTGACTGCTCTTGTTGACTCGAGGCACAAGAAAGTTTACAAGGTTAAAAACTGCATTACTGATATTGATcctgagagagagaaagaggaaaaagaaaag GCTGAAAGTCAAACAATCAGGGCTAACGTACTGCTTAATCGTAAGCGTGAGAAGGTTAACAGGAAATATCCTCCAACAGTGGATAGGAGGCGTCAACTATCTCCTGGGTTTTTGGAGGATGCTTTGGATGAG GAGGATGAAACAGATTATTATGATTCTCGTCGATCTCAACGCCGCTTTGAAGATGATTTGGAACTTGAGGCTCGGGCAGAGAGACGAATTATGAATGCCAAAAAG TCACAGGGGCCGAAAGATATTCCTCGCAAATCATCCATGCCACCTGCTAAATCCTCACGGCGCCCAATGGATTATTCAGATGAGGAGAGAGAGGAATCTGAGTATGAAACTGAAGGTGAGGAAGATGAGAGACCTGTTTCACGTAAAAGGGCTGAAGACACTGAGCCAGAATATGAggatgaggaagatgaagaggaagaacATTATGAAGAAGAGGCACAAGTTAATGATGCATCAGAGGAGGAACAGGAAGAAGAG GAACCAAAGCAGAAGAGCAAGGAGGCGAGAGGCAGTATGAAAAGGAAGGGATTTGAATCGGATGAGGACTCTCCTCCCAGAAAACCAACCACCGCTAAGCGCCGAATGGCCGTTGTTTATGATAGTGATGATGAATGA